The window ATCCTTCCGCTATACTACTCTCTGACGTTTGCTTCCCAATTTTTGTTTCAATCCATTGCCCAAAACGAAACAATTGCATATCTAAATCAAGCCATTCACCAATGACTGCACCTATAACAAGACTAATAATTACAATAATGAAATTAGTAGTCTCCATTCCCATTTGAATTCCTAGAACAGCTACCGCAAGACCGATAATCGATAAAACAGTTGTTTTCATTTTTTCAGGGATTCCCTTTAAAATGCGCCCGATGCTTGATCCAATAATAATCAATAAGGCATTAATAATTGATCCGAGTAATACCATTTTTTTACCCCTTATGTCTTAGAAAAAAGAGCGCCTCGAACTTGGCGCTCACAACTTTTCTATTCTTCTAGTTGTAATATTTCCAAAATACGCTCTAAATCATCCTCTGAATAAAATTCTATTTCTATTTTCCCTTTATTCTTTGATTTTTTGATTTGAACATTTGTTCCAAAGTACTCACGTAATTGTGTCTCAGTTGCCTGTACAAAAATATCTTTTCTAACAGGTTTTTCCGTTTCACGTGAAACCTCTTCATTTAGTTGTTTTATTAGAGCTTCTAACTGTCGTACATTTAACCCGTGCTTTATAACTTTTTCAGCCACTTCAGGTATTCTTCTTTTGTTTTTTAACCCTAACAATGTACGTCCATGTCCCATTGATAACTCACCATTATTCACCAATTCACGTACCTCGTCTGGCAAGGTTAGTAGGCGAAGATGATTCGTAATGTATGGACGGCTTTTCCCTAATCGGTTTGCTAGTTCTTCTTGGGTAAAATTAAGCTTTTCAATCAAGCTTTGGTAGGCTTCTGCTTCTTCGATAGGTGTTAAATCCTCACGTTGAAGATTCTCTAAAATGGCTAGCTCCATCATTTGATCTTCTGTCAGATCTCTTACTATTGCAGGGATTTCATTTAAATTGGCAAGTTTTGCGGCTCTGAAGCGTCTTTCACCAACTACGATTTCAAACTTTTTCCCCTTTTTTCTAACAACGATAGGCTGAATAATCCCGTGCTCTTTTATGGATTGAGCTAATTCTTCAATTGCTTCATCTTCAAATGTTTTTCGTGGTTGAAAGGGATTAGCAACAAGCTTCTGTAAGTCGATTTTTTCAATTTGAGCTTCGTTAGTCTGTATGTTATCTAACGTTTCGGTCGGAAATAATGCCCCTATTCCTTTACCTAATCCTCTAGCCATTTTTAATCACTTCCCTTGCTAACTCTAAATAAACTTCTGCACCTCTTGATTTTGAATCATAGATAATGATTGGTTCGCCATGACTTGGTGCCTCACTTAAACGAACATTACGAGGGATAATTGTTTTATATACTTTGTCTTGGAAGTATTTTTTTACTTCCTCAATCACTTGTAGACCGAGATTTGTACGAGCATCAAGCATCGTTAATAAAACACCATCAATATACAGCTCTTGATTTAGATGTTTTTGAACAAGACGGACAGTCGATAGTAATTGACTTAGTCCTTCTAGTGCGTAGTATTCACATTGAACTGGAATAATGACGGCATCCGATGCAGTTAAAGCATTTATTGTTAGCAATCCTAAGGATGGTGGACAGTCGATTATTATGTAATCATATTGCTCTTTTACATTTTGCAGTGCATGTTTTAATCGGACCTCACGTGAGATTGTTGAAACAAGTTCAATTTCTGCTCCTGCAAGAGAAATTGTTGCAGGTACTACATCTAAATTTTCAACCTTTGATTGTTGAATAACATTTGCTACTTCTTCATCATCAATTAAAACGTCATAGATACAACCTTGAATTTCACCTTTATTTATACCTACACCACTTGTAGCATTACCTTGTGGATCAGTGTCTATTAAAAGAACTTTTTTCCCTAAATAAGCAAGGCAAGCGCTCAGATTTACTGAGGTAGTAGTTTTACCTACCCCACCTTTTTGGTTTGTAACGGCAATAATTCTTCCCAACCTTTTTGCACCTGCTTTCATCACTCAATTTATATATGAATTGAATTTAGTCACTAAGTTCATTTTATCAAATTTATAAACTAGATGTACGATTACAAAAAACTAATTTATAAATTTCATAGTAGAAAATTAGGCTTATCGTCATCTCCTTCGACGATAAGCCTTGTTTGCACTTATGCAGCTAATAAGTAGTTGAGTACTTTTCTAGCTGTAGAAAAAGAGCCATCTCCTATGGAATCTGAGACAGCTTCTTTTTATGGGACAAGTTTTCGATTGTCTCATCATTAAAGTCCCATTCAATAGATTTTCCTAATAAAAGGATTCTCTTAAAAGTTAAACGCAACTAGACTGCTTTGGGTTACTTTGTTCATTTCTTTATTTTTTCTTAGGAATCCGAACAGTGATTTGATAATAATCTTCCGTATCCTCTTCTTCGGTATTCACATTTATGCCACTTTTTGTAACCATTGATAATGATTGTTTAATTGTGTTTAATGCAATACGAATATCTTTACTAATTGCTTTACGCTTGGGTCTTTCTTTTTTTACTGTCTCTTCTTCTGGCGCGTTCATTTGTTGGATATATTCTTCTAGCTGACGAACATTCCAATCATATTCCTTTATTAATGCCACTAATTGAGCTTGTACTTCTTCATCTTTTAGAGAAATCATGGCCCGTGCGTGACGTTCTGTAATCTCTCTTCTCAAAATGGCTTCTTGTACAAATTGAGGTAATTTTAATAATCGTAATTTATTTGCTACAGTAGATTGACCTTTTCCTAAACGTTGAGCAAGTGCTTCCTGTGTTAGTGAATGAAGTTCTAGTAATTGCTGATAAGCTAATGCTTCTTCAATTGCCGTCAATTCTTCTCGTTGAAGATTTTCAATTAATGCAATAGAAGCAGTTTCTTTATCACTTAAATCACGAACAATCGCAGGAACCTCAGTCCAATTGAGTTTTTTCATTGCTCGGTAGCGACGTTCCCCTGCAATTATCTCAAACCGTTCTCCATCAAAATTGCGAATAACAATAGGTTGAATGACACCATGCGTATGAATGGTTCTTGATAATTCTTCAATCTTCTCTTCATCAAAAACTGTACGAGGTTGGAACCGATTTGGAATAATTTTATCGATTGGTATTTTCACTACTTCTTCTGAAGCTGTTTTCTTTTCAACTTGTGCTACGTGTTCTACTTCACTTTTAATTTCAGAAACAGTTTTATCTCCGCCTCCGAAAAATCGTGAAAAAGGACTTTTCATTCAATAGGCACCACCTTTTAGAAACTATCTTGCTCGAGATACTTTATATAATATTATTTATTATAAACTATAAATTGTACAGAGTTCGATAGAAGTAAAATCTAGTAAAAT is drawn from Lysinibacillus sp. SGAir0095 and contains these coding sequences:
- a CDS encoding ParB/RepB/Spo0J family partition protein; amino-acid sequence: MARGLGKGIGALFPTETLDNIQTNEAQIEKIDLQKLVANPFQPRKTFEDEAIEELAQSIKEHGIIQPIVVRKKGKKFEIVVGERRFRAAKLANLNEIPAIVRDLTEDQMMELAILENLQREDLTPIEEAEAYQSLIEKLNFTQEELANRLGKSRPYITNHLRLLTLPDEVRELVNNGELSMGHGRTLLGLKNKRRIPEVAEKVIKHGLNVRQLEALIKQLNEEVSRETEKPVRKDIFVQATETQLREYFGTNVQIKKSKNKGKIEIEFYSEDDLERILEILQLEE
- a CDS encoding ParA family protein; amino-acid sequence: MGRIIAVTNQKGGVGKTTTSVNLSACLAYLGKKVLLIDTDPQGNATSGVGINKGEIQGCIYDVLIDDEEVANVIQQSKVENLDVVPATISLAGAEIELVSTISREVRLKHALQNVKEQYDYIIIDCPPSLGLLTINALTASDAVIIPVQCEYYALEGLSQLLSTVRLVQKHLNQELYIDGVLLTMLDARTNLGLQVIEEVKKYFQDKVYKTIIPRNVRLSEAPSHGEPIIIYDSKSRGAEVYLELAREVIKNG
- the noc gene encoding nucleoid occlusion protein produces the protein MKSPFSRFFGGGDKTVSEIKSEVEHVAQVEKKTASEEVVKIPIDKIIPNRFQPRTVFDEEKIEELSRTIHTHGVIQPIVIRNFDGERFEIIAGERRYRAMKKLNWTEVPAIVRDLSDKETASIALIENLQREELTAIEEALAYQQLLELHSLTQEALAQRLGKGQSTVANKLRLLKLPQFVQEAILRREITERHARAMISLKDEEVQAQLVALIKEYDWNVRQLEEYIQQMNAPEEETVKKERPKRKAISKDIRIALNTIKQSLSMVTKSGINVNTEEEDTEDYYQITVRIPKKK